A genome region from Erigeron canadensis isolate Cc75 chromosome 3, C_canadensis_v1, whole genome shotgun sequence includes the following:
- the LOC122593245 gene encoding uncharacterized protein LOC122593245 isoform X2 — protein MMEVREIIEKEVPDWDSDVMTSARFKAFSGQKSDWEPRYHFWRDLIIKIANHLDIFIIRPSVEKSDEVIKCLVDDHWTSSCIITMNKFQVICGGAKEASVILSHLSKHGKAKYLAIRREDLIEGVKVSLSSKTVSGITSSDCDVLHLTWTAEKLQVHINMIDQRYVKSKMLALASLKAGNKAIALRHARELKQSSESREKCDVFLRRVEEVLRAIADAEDSKEVFEAIKTGTKAMKDKIITIEEVQHCIDELDDTISSQKEVDKVIGSVSSYEEFDEDIEDELDKLMEADNKMSSADGTIREHEISETAESLSQALSDLKLADNAVMLHEPAETPNVSKALELA, from the exons ATGATGGAAGTAAGAGAAATAATAGAGAAAGAAGTTCCTGATTGGGATTCGGATGTAATGACCAGCGCACGATTTAAAGCTTTCAGCGGCCAAAAATCTGACTGGGAGCCACGCTATCATTTCTGGAGAGATTTAATTATCAAAATCGCTAACCATCTCGACATCTTCATCATTCGCCCTTCTGTG gAGAAATCTGATGAAGTTATTAAATGTTTGGTGGACGATCACTGGACTTCATCATGCATTATCACGATGAACAAGTTCCAAGTGATTTGTGGAGGGGCAAAAGAAGCATCAGTGATTTTGAGCCACTTGTCAAAACATGGGAAAGCCAAGTACCTTGCTATCAGACGGGAGGATCTTATAGAG GGTGTGAAAGTCTCGCTTTCTTCCAAGACAGTTTCTGGTATTACAAGTTCAGATTGTGATGTGCTGCATTTGACTTGGACAGCAGAGAAGCTCCAAGTACATATTAATATGATCGATCAACGTTATGTCAA GTCCAAAATGTTAGCTTTGGCTTCTCTAAAAGCTGGGAACAAAGCTATTGCGTTAAGGCACGCTAGGGAACTGAAGCAGTCCTCTGAAAGTAGAGAAAAATGTGATGTTTTTTTAAGGCGAGTAGAGGAAGTCCTCAGAGCCATAGCTGATGCTGAAGACTCAAAAGAG GTTTTTGAAGCTATTAAAACTGGCACAAAGGCAATGAAGGATAAGATAATCACCATAGAAGAAGTGCAGCACTGCATAGATGAACTTGATGACACAATTAGTTCACAAAAGGAAGTAGATAAAGTCATAG GGTCGGTTTCATCTTATGAAGAATTTGATGAAGATATCGAAGATGAATTGGATAAACTCATGGAAGCAGACAATAAGATGTCATCAGCAGATGGTACCATAAGGGAACATGAAATATCAGAAACAGCTGAATCACTGAGTCAAGCCCTCTCAGATCTTAAGCTAGCAGATAATGCAGTCATGCTGCATGAGCCTGCAGAAACCCCAAATGTATCAAAGGCTCTTGAGCTTGCATAG
- the LOC122593245 gene encoding charged multivesicular body protein 7 isoform X1 has translation MMEVREIIEKEVPDWDSDVMTSARFKAFSGQKSDWEPRYHFWRDLIIKIANHLDIFIIRPSVVKNVWFNKGGLIPLCIDDVLVEMYNCGELLSCSSDVIDPKSGQLTRLFRKVRHFLPLSKPAFSSEDDYIVSTLLEEKSDEVIKCLVDDHWTSSCIITMNKFQVICGGAKEASVILSHLSKHGKAKYLAIRREDLIEGVKVSLSSKTVSGITSSDCDVLHLTWTAEKLQVHINMIDQRYVKSKMLALASLKAGNKAIALRHARELKQSSESREKCDVFLRRVEEVLRAIADAEDSKEVFEAIKTGTKAMKDKIITIEEVQHCIDELDDTISSQKEVDKVIGSVSSYEEFDEDIEDELDKLMEADNKMSSADGTIREHEISETAESLSQALSDLKLADNAVMLHEPAETPNVSKALELA, from the exons ATGATGGAAGTAAGAGAAATAATAGAGAAAGAAGTTCCTGATTGGGATTCGGATGTAATGACCAGCGCACGATTTAAAGCTTTCAGCGGCCAAAAATCTGACTGGGAGCCACGCTATCATTTCTGGAGAGATTTAATTATCAAAATCGCTAACCATCTCGACATCTTCATCATTCGCCCTTCTGTG gttAAAAATGTATGGTTTAATAAAGGAGGCTTAATTCCTTTATGTATTGATGATGTATTG GTTGAAATGTATAATTGCGGTGAGCTTCTTTCGTGTAGTAGTGATGTTATTGATCCAAAGAGTGGTCAACTCACTCGGTTGTTTCGCAAAGTTAGACATTTCCTTCCCTTGTCTAAACCCGCATTCTCATCCGAAGACGATTACATTGTTTCAACTCTCTTAGAG gAGAAATCTGATGAAGTTATTAAATGTTTGGTGGACGATCACTGGACTTCATCATGCATTATCACGATGAACAAGTTCCAAGTGATTTGTGGAGGGGCAAAAGAAGCATCAGTGATTTTGAGCCACTTGTCAAAACATGGGAAAGCCAAGTACCTTGCTATCAGACGGGAGGATCTTATAGAG GGTGTGAAAGTCTCGCTTTCTTCCAAGACAGTTTCTGGTATTACAAGTTCAGATTGTGATGTGCTGCATTTGACTTGGACAGCAGAGAAGCTCCAAGTACATATTAATATGATCGATCAACGTTATGTCAA GTCCAAAATGTTAGCTTTGGCTTCTCTAAAAGCTGGGAACAAAGCTATTGCGTTAAGGCACGCTAGGGAACTGAAGCAGTCCTCTGAAAGTAGAGAAAAATGTGATGTTTTTTTAAGGCGAGTAGAGGAAGTCCTCAGAGCCATAGCTGATGCTGAAGACTCAAAAGAG GTTTTTGAAGCTATTAAAACTGGCACAAAGGCAATGAAGGATAAGATAATCACCATAGAAGAAGTGCAGCACTGCATAGATGAACTTGATGACACAATTAGTTCACAAAAGGAAGTAGATAAAGTCATAG GGTCGGTTTCATCTTATGAAGAATTTGATGAAGATATCGAAGATGAATTGGATAAACTCATGGAAGCAGACAATAAGATGTCATCAGCAGATGGTACCATAAGGGAACATGAAATATCAGAAACAGCTGAATCACTGAGTCAAGCCCTCTCAGATCTTAAGCTAGCAGATAATGCAGTCATGCTGCATGAGCCTGCAGAAACCCCAAATGTATCAAAGGCTCTTGAGCTTGCATAG